In Bacteriovorax stolpii, a single genomic region encodes these proteins:
- the folK gene encoding 2-amino-4-hydroxy-6-hydroxymethyldihydropteridine diphosphokinase: MSLFIATGSNLGERKTHLEEARNLLSQKLTFIAESRIYESPAVDYLNQPDFYNQVLEFKLPADSPESIMDFLLETEKFMGRNRTIPKGPRIIDLDILFWSDLTIESEKLTLPHPRLFTRSFVVLPLSELPGFKLLQKKFPFTFTFDNTASPIS; the protein is encoded by the coding sequence ATGTCACTTTTTATTGCGACAGGATCAAATCTCGGCGAGCGCAAAACCCATCTGGAAGAAGCGCGCAATCTACTTTCCCAAAAGCTCACATTCATAGCTGAAAGCCGAATTTATGAAAGCCCGGCCGTGGATTATCTCAATCAACCAGACTTTTATAATCAAGTATTAGAATTTAAACTTCCTGCGGATTCGCCAGAGAGCATCATGGATTTCCTTCTGGAAACAGAAAAATTCATGGGAAGAAATCGCACCATACCAAAGGGGCCCAGGATCATCGACCTCGACATTCTTTTTTGGAGTGATCTGACAATTGAAAGTGAGAAACTTACTTTGCCTCACCCTCGCCTTTTCACCAGAAGCTTTGTTGTCCTTCCATTATCTGAGCTTCCAGGTTTTAAACTTTTGCAAAAAAAATTTCCTTTCACATTCACCTTCGACAATACTGCCTCTCCTATTTCCTGA
- a CDS encoding electron transfer flavoprotein subunit beta/FixA family protein yields the protein MNIFVCVKQVPDTETKIVPSGDGSFIETSSIKWIMNPYDEFAVEQALLVQAANAGSTVTVVRVGSVKDTEALRTAMAMGADDAFLVEAADNLDSYMIAKALKGAIEKSGKTPDLILSGKQAIDDDCLQVPQILATMLNLPSVSVVVGYEGSATDITVKREVEGGALEVYGVKLPAMIACNKGINTPRYASLPGIMKAKKKPLTTLSLADVGVSDADKRVKYSNFQLPPEKPPGKKFDATDAAKQAQVVKDVVGLLRTEAKVI from the coding sequence ATGAATATTTTCGTTTGCGTAAAACAAGTACCAGACACAGAAACAAAGATTGTTCCATCTGGTGACGGATCATTTATTGAAACTAGTTCAATTAAATGGATTATGAACCCTTATGATGAATTTGCTGTAGAGCAAGCTCTTCTTGTTCAAGCAGCTAACGCTGGTTCAACTGTAACAGTTGTTCGCGTTGGAAGTGTAAAAGACACTGAAGCTCTAAGAACAGCTATGGCCATGGGAGCTGACGATGCTTTCCTGGTTGAAGCAGCTGATAACTTAGATTCTTATATGATCGCTAAAGCTCTAAAAGGCGCGATTGAAAAATCTGGAAAAACTCCAGACCTTATCCTTTCTGGTAAACAAGCTATCGACGATGACTGTCTTCAGGTTCCTCAAATCCTTGCAACAATGCTTAACCTTCCATCGGTTTCAGTAGTTGTTGGATACGAAGGTTCTGCTACAGATATCACTGTAAAACGTGAAGTTGAAGGTGGAGCTCTTGAAGTTTACGGTGTTAAACTTCCAGCAATGATCGCTTGTAACAAAGGGATCAACACTCCAAGATACGCTTCTCTTCCAGGGATCATGAAAGCGAAGAAAAAACCTCTTACAACTCTATCTCTTGCTGACGTTGGTGTTTCTGACGCTGATAAGAGAGTGAAGTATTCTAACTTCCAACTCCCACCAGAAAAACCACCTGGGAAGAAATTCGATGCAACTGATGCTGCTAAACAAGCTCAAGTTGTAAAAGATGTTGTTGGTCTGCTTAGAACTGAAGCAAAAGTAATTTAA
- a CDS encoding acyl-CoA dehydrogenase family protein, which translates to MDFNLTNDQLEIKDLAMKFAKNEMMPKASEFDEKATMPLDILRKAWELGLVNTCIPAEYGGNGFTAIDSMIITEALAYGCMGMNTSIMANDLALLPIVIGGNDEQKKRFLTPFTQDYKIAAFCLTEPGNGSDAGGIKTLIKEDGDDVVINGNKMWITNAGYADLFVLYGTTDPALKHKGITAVVIEKGTPGIEVGKKEDKMGHRCSDTRAVTFNNVRVPKKNILGGLNQGWKIAMKTLDHSRPMVASSAVGGAQCAFDHAVKYAKERVQFNVPIANHQAIQFMIADMAMKIEASRLLVHKAAWLLDNNLPNTQLASYSKAFAADSCMQIATDAVQIYGGYGYSKEYPVEKIMRDAKLIQLYEGTSQIQRLVIAKEIFTR; encoded by the coding sequence ATGGATTTCAACCTGACGAATGACCAACTCGAGATCAAAGATCTCGCCATGAAGTTTGCTAAAAACGAAATGATGCCAAAGGCATCTGAGTTTGATGAAAAAGCGACAATGCCTTTAGATATTTTAAGAAAGGCATGGGAGCTTGGATTAGTGAACACTTGTATCCCTGCCGAATACGGTGGAAACGGTTTTACTGCTATTGATTCGATGATTATCACTGAAGCCTTAGCTTATGGCTGTATGGGGATGAATACATCTATCATGGCCAATGACCTGGCCCTTCTTCCCATCGTGATTGGTGGAAATGATGAACAGAAAAAAAGATTTCTCACACCATTTACTCAAGACTATAAAATCGCCGCCTTCTGCTTAACAGAGCCAGGAAATGGTTCTGATGCCGGTGGAATCAAAACACTGATTAAAGAAGACGGTGACGACGTTGTGATCAACGGAAACAAAATGTGGATCACCAATGCCGGATACGCTGATCTGTTTGTTTTATACGGGACAACTGACCCTGCTTTAAAACACAAAGGGATTACGGCCGTAGTTATTGAAAAAGGAACTCCGGGTATCGAAGTCGGCAAAAAAGAAGACAAGATGGGTCATCGCTGTTCGGATACGAGGGCTGTAACTTTCAATAACGTGCGCGTCCCAAAGAAAAATATTTTAGGCGGCCTGAATCAAGGCTGGAAAATTGCCATGAAAACTCTAGATCACTCTAGACCCATGGTAGCTTCAAGTGCGGTCGGTGGTGCGCAATGTGCGTTTGACCACGCTGTAAAATATGCGAAAGAGCGCGTGCAGTTCAATGTCCCTATTGCCAATCATCAAGCAATTCAATTTATGATTGCAGATATGGCCATGAAGATTGAAGCTTCAAGACTTCTGGTTCATAAGGCGGCATGGCTTTTAGATAACAATCTTCCCAATACGCAGCTAGCGTCTTACTCTAAGGCGTTTGCGGCCGATTCGTGTATGCAAATAGCGACGGATGCGGTACAAATTTATGGTGGATATGGATACAGCAAAGAGTATCCCGTCGAAAAAATCATGCGAGACGCGAAACTCATCCAGCTCTACGAAGGCACATCTCAAATTCAGCGATTAGTTATAGCTAAAGAAATATTTACCAGGTAA
- a CDS encoding electron transfer flavoprotein subunit alpha/FixB family protein, with amino-acid sequence MAKILVFTELHGSHVKGVTLEILGKLAGHTVDVAAIGAIPAEAIADLAKFGAANVHSLKGANLEKYTPEGYANALKGFIAGGSYDYVFAGATSLGKDLLPRVATMFDAGMASEVTNFIMEGDKFAGTRPLFAGKCFAKVELQGPKPHFVTVRPNALGMNANPTAGAASVKEDAVDAGAIRAMIKDIVKGASEKLDLTEANIIVSGGRAMKDAANFKILEEMANVIGATVGASRAAVDSGFAPHAMQVGQTGKTVAPSLYIACGISGAIQHLAGMRTSKVIVAINTDPDAPIFTKADYGIVGDLFTIVPIMTQEFKNLLGK; translated from the coding sequence ATGGCTAAAATTTTAGTATTCACAGAACTTCACGGATCACATGTTAAAGGTGTGACTTTAGAAATCTTAGGAAAGCTTGCCGGCCACACTGTTGATGTTGCAGCTATTGGAGCAATCCCTGCTGAAGCCATTGCCGACCTGGCAAAATTCGGAGCAGCTAATGTTCACTCTCTAAAGGGTGCAAATTTAGAGAAGTACACTCCAGAAGGATATGCAAACGCACTTAAAGGATTTATCGCTGGTGGATCTTACGACTACGTTTTTGCTGGAGCAACTTCACTTGGAAAAGACCTTCTTCCACGTGTTGCTACTATGTTTGATGCAGGTATGGCATCTGAAGTAACAAACTTCATTATGGAAGGCGACAAATTCGCTGGAACTCGCCCGCTATTTGCTGGTAAGTGTTTCGCGAAAGTTGAACTTCAAGGACCAAAACCACACTTCGTAACAGTTAGACCAAACGCTCTTGGAATGAACGCTAACCCAACAGCTGGGGCGGCTAGCGTAAAAGAAGATGCAGTTGATGCTGGGGCCATCCGCGCGATGATCAAAGACATCGTAAAAGGTGCTTCTGAAAAGCTAGACTTAACTGAAGCAAACATTATCGTATCTGGTGGACGTGCAATGAAAGACGCTGCTAACTTCAAAATCCTTGAAGAAATGGCAAACGTTATTGGTGCAACAGTTGGTGCTTCACGTGCCGCTGTAGACTCAGGATTTGCTCCACATGCAATGCAAGTTGGACAAACTGGTAAGACAGTTGCTCCTTCTCTATACATCGCTTGTGGTATCTCTGGAGCGATCCAACACTTAGCTGGTATGAGAACATCGAAAGTTATCGTGGCGATCAACACTGATCCAGATGCCCCGATCTTCACAAAAGCTGACTACGGAATTGTTGGTGACCTTTTCACAATCGTTCCAATCATGACTCAAGAATTTAAAAACTTGCTTGGTAAGTAA